The nucleotide sequence actttggtacaaacggtcctcaacttgatggtgaaatcgggaaaatggttctcactgtgatgccaagacaggaacacacacacacacacacatgcgcaCACTTTCCGGTTTCGAAATCACTGAAATGATTGTAGAAATCAATGGTTTATGCTGTGGctttcacatttatttcaatGTAACCATAATGATAACAGACCAAAGCAACAGCTATATAAAGTAGAGAACTATATATCACAATAACTAATCTGTTTGCATGTCAGCTGTCCATTATTAGTCCGGGCCGAGCTGGGGTACCCTTACTGCCAATATGCAGATGTTCCCAATCCACTGGCTCACAGCTCTTCCATGTGTTAAACAATGCTGCTGTGTTCTCCTAGTGAAGCCACAGCAGGCCGGGTCTTATGCAGCGCAGCAGGTAGGGATGCTGTTAGTTTTTAGGAGGTGATGGACACCATGTTGTTAGGACTCAGAATTTCAATCCAATATCCATCAGGGTCCTGGATGAAGGCCAAGCCTTTCATTTTACCTGAGGAAAAAacatgaggaggaagaggagagaatTTACTTGAACAACCTGAATCTCATAAAAAATGAATCAAACCTTTAAATATTTACTGTGGGTCCAGAAAGACTGGATAGAATTTTTTTCTCTTCGCCGTTTCTCCCATCTTACCATCATCTGGCTTCTTGACGAATGTTACTCCTTGCTCCTCAAACATCTTACAAGCTGCATAAACATCAGGAACTGCGATACCAAGGTGTCCTACAAACAATTCAAATAGAGAGTATTTCTTTTTATGGCACACTGAACTTATAAACTTATACAAAACTTAGCCAGGTGGGTTTACACTGGcatatttaggaaaatcaatAATAGAAAGTCAGTTGCTCCAATAAGAGTCACAGGAGGGCTGCTAATCACAAACTTTAACACTATGCTTTCAGTAAAAATAGGAACCAAATTTACCAAATCCACGTGGATCGGAGTTCCCATTGTGATAAGATTGGCTGTCATCAGACTCTGAACCCCAGTTACTGAAGGACACAGGGGACAGTAGGACGAACACATGAGGAAAGACAGGGGACAAGGAGGACAGGCAAAGTTAATACCCAGTGAGATCCAGTCTAGATTTCATCTGAAGCTCTAATAAAGCCAATTACCAATTTATATTACTAACTGTAGCCTGTAGTACTGCTCCTTGAAAACTATTGATACCAGCTGAACTTCATCACCTTGACACTTTACAACCCAGACTTTAAACTccattattaggattttataccatacaccaacacaaaatggtggataattgtgaagtggaaggaaaatgatacatgctcttaatcattttttacaaattaaaatctaaaaggtGTGCTGTGCAGGTGTATTCACCCCACTGAGTCAAACCACCTTCTgctgaaattacagctgcaggtccaCCACAGAATGTCTCTAGCAGCTTTAAATATTTAGAGGACATTTCTgactcttctttgcaaaacaacttaagctcagtcagattggctGGAGAAAATGATTTCTTCTCAATTATATGCTggcctgaactttgactagcCCATTGTCACACATCAGTATGCTTTAATGCAAACccatggttctcaaactgtggtgGGGGTACCACCAGTGGTCCTAGGGCTCCCTCTAGTGGCCCTTAGAGGACATGTGTTATTAATAATTTGCAAGGTGAATATAATGCAATAAGTGTTCTGTATTGGATGACAGCGAACAGGAAGAAAGGTTGATGGCTACCAATACGGTCTTCCATTTACATCTGAAATCGTCGGGGAATCATATATAACCTGGATCAACTGTGTTCCAGTTGAATCTGAAGAACTGATGTAATTATTGGCCATCATGCTATTAGTAATACAAGCTAAGACAATGTATTCGTCTGATTTTTACATGttaacaaaaacaagttgtatagagtgaaagatttaataaaatacaaactggCAGACGGGCTGTTGGAGTGTATGGTTGGCATTGGTGAGAAACCGCTGACTTCCCTGTTCAAATTTCCCATCTATGgataactgtttttatttttaaaacttcaaACTTGGGAAGTTGATGTTCCGAGTAAAACTCAACTCCCCCGTCCACGCCTTGTTGACATATCCTTATCCTTCCACTTCCCACTTATGCACTTCTTCGTGTTGTTCAACCACACAAGTTcggggttgtaatgtgacaaaaagggaAAACGTTCAAAGGGTAAAACTCCCTTTGCAAGGCTTCATCTCTTCTGTGTTGGTAAGAATGATTATAACTGAGCATCGCAGTGCTGTGAAACTCACAGCCTGTTTTTAAGAAAGCTCACAACTGTTACTGAAAGTGTTTCTTCCCAGCCATCACTGGTACAACCTCCATCCTTACTGTGTAAGCTCGACGGTGGCTCTCCTTGAAAAGGTCCAGGCTGTCCTTTCCTTCACATCTGCAGGAATCTCCTTCTTGTCCTCATAGCCCAAGAAGAAGAGCGTGAAACGCATGGAGGGAAAGTCAAACTTTTGCAGTAGCCTGCAACGTATTGCACAGCAGAAGGAAACCTTTCACAACGCTTGATTAATCTATGGCAGCTAGTCACATgtcataaaatacataaatattttcatatCCAGCAGCCTGCAAACCACAACTCACGTCATGCCAAGGATCCTGGTGTAGAAATCCAGGGATTTCACTGGATCTTTCACCCTCAGCATGGTTTGCTGCatcataaaatcctaaaacaggCATAAATTGACAAATCtttacacacacataaacacatcaCTTTAACAACAGCTACAGCCACCTTCAGTCATAGTGAGAAGCAGCTGGTATCTTATTGCAGCTAGTTTACCCATGAGTGCAGCAGAGCTTCCTGGCATCAGAGCTCAACGCTTAGTCTGTGGCTCGAAATCAGTCGGTCACCATGGCAATGGTGAAATAAATCGTAAAATTTGGCTTAAGACAAATTGTCAGAGGGACACCGACAGTGGTTCACTGTATAATATGTTTTCATACATAAACTTTTCTTAAGTAAATGTTGTCAAGTCACAACCAGCAACCTCTGAGTTGGTCTTTAAGGTTTTCTACTAAGAGAATTCTGGATGGTTGGCTTGCATTTATACTCAGCCCCCACCGGGTCAATACTTTGCACAATGatccaattacagctgcaagtttacATCTGTGTTCTGCTAGAGGGTGAGCCTCTGCCTCAGTCTTTGCTGCCCCCTTAAATCAAGGGGGGGCAGACATCATATTCTTAATCTATGAAGTCCAAtatgttgatggacccactgttGTCAGCAACAGCAGATATAACTTTTCAGTAAACATCATCCACAAGGttcaggagtgtgttcatagtcaGATGTGAAAACCAGAATTTCAGCCTCCTCGTTAATTTCATCCCACAGGTGCTCAACAAGGTTGAGGTCAGAAATCTGTTCAGAACTCAtcgatttggtggtgtgacccaatacttgtggCAATATAGTGTTTTTGGATATTATGGTGACTCAAGatcttaaacataaacatgtccATTTGGGAGCACCTAGGTCAAACAGTGGCATTTAATGAACTATGGAGATTTGTAGATTGAACATTTTGGCTAACAGGGCAGCTCAGACAATGATCTAGCATTCACAGTTTGAATTCACTTCCCCTTTTAAGTCTGCTATATTCACTGTGGGTCCATTTACATAAAACTATTAGGAAATGTAACACTTTTAAACAGTACTTTGTCTAACATTTGATATGTGGATAGAAAATAGatttatgtgttgctttttaaggCATTTTAAGCATCCTCTCTTATAAAGTGTACGGCTCCTCAGGGGTTTGCATGATGGTGTAAAGCTGTTTATTATATAATCAAGTAACTAACACCAGCTTCGGTTATCAGAGCTGTATAAGGGAGCTGTTGTATTTAGACTAAACACATCACATTCATATAGGACCTCAGGAACTTCTGCCAGAGTGCACTGCAAGATGTGAAAGGTCATCCAATACTAATGGATCCATCTGTTGATACACCATCATTCAAATACCCTTCTTACCAACCAAATAAATGCTGCTTGTATATTCCAGATCAAAGCGAGCCCTGGGGGTACATGAGCACGCTTGGGACATCCATGAGGCATGAACTGAAACTGAGAACTGATCATAAATCCACCAAAGCTAATGCAAGAAGATATGATCTCATAAGGATATCCCAGTTCTCCTGTGTCAAACACATGAAGCTGCCTTCTTCTTTTTGCCCTAGAAACGTCTCAGTTAAAGTACAACCCCGGTTCTAATGAAGTTGGGACGTCGTGTAAAAAGTAAACACAACCataatacaatgatttgcaaatcctgttcaacatatttacaataaatacaatacaaagaggagatatttaatgttcaaactgatactctgtttttttttgcaaatattcacccattttgaatttgatgcttgcagcACGTTCCAAAGAAGCTGGGACAGGAGCAAAAAAAAGACTGGGAATGTTGAGGAATGCTAGAAAACACCAGTTTGGAACATTCATCTCATGTCCTCCaggccaaagaggaaaaggatcATCCAGATTGTTATCAGTGCAAAGTttaaaagccagcatctgtgatggtattgGGGTCTGTTAGCAACCATGGCATATATAACCTGCACATCTgtaccattaatgctgaaaggcaCATACAGGTTTTAGAGCAACAcatgctgccatccaagcaacgTGTTTTTCAGGCCTGTTATCTCAGTAAGACgatgccaagccacattctgcacagTGTTACAACAGCGAGGCTCACAGTAAAGGAGTCCAGGTTCTAGTCTGGCCTGCTTGCAGTCCAGACCGGTCGGCCTTTGTAAAATGTGTGGAGCATTATTAAGCACAAAATACcggactgttgagcaactgaagcTGTACATCAagcaaaaatggaaaagaatACGCCTACAAATCCTTAACAATTAGTGTTGCTCATTAAGTAGTGCTAAAAGGAAAGGTGgtgtaacacagtggtaaacatagCTTAttttggaatgtgttgcaagcatcaaattcagaataagtgaatatttgcacacaaaaaaaaacacgtttatcagtttgaacattaattatcttgtctttgtagtggtTCTAATTActtataggttgaacaggatttgcaaatcactgtatcctgttttttttattcggTTTTACACgacgtcccaacttcattggaggTGGGAACTGATATTTTAACTCATCTGTCAGTTTTGATGATGATTTAATAATGCAATATTGTTTCAAATGATTTCCACTAGAACGTAAACCAAAGAGAAGCCTCCATTCGTGTGATTTAACATGTATTGACGTGTTTCCCTGCAGACACCAGTCCACTCTCGTCTATTTCATGTCCACAATCTGCAGCAGGACACCCAGAGAGACACTGCATGTTGGCTAAAACCAATTTAGACCCGTAAATCCCTCTTTGTATTGGTCAGTTTACTCCCCTGTGCTGCGCACGCTTGACGGGAATACGTTCATAAATCCTGACCCGGGACAAAAACGTCCACCGAGTTCCGGAGTTCATTTATCGAACAGGCAAGCACAAGTTCGGCTACAACGGCCTCtgcgaaaaaaaaaaccacttcAGTAGTTGGGAATGTGATCATCTACATAGCAGGTATCAGGCGCTTCGCCAACCATGTCCAAACGAACCAAAGAACTGCAAACGTCGAAAAATCCCACGTCTACAAATTAAGGAATGTGTCCGAAAATAGGCGCAGCGCAAACAGCAGGTTAACCTATCAGGAAGTGTTTGGCCTGTTGGCTTTGAGCGTGTTtatggtttattatttatgttcacTAACACAACCTTCTGCTTACCTTAGTTAAAGGGTCTCCGTTTTTACAAGCCGCCGCCACGGCCTCGTCTGACAAGCCGGTGTCACCCATCTTTACACAAAACTACGTTTCTATACCTCGCTGCAGCCTTATGGGACTGACAGGACAGCTGTACAATTTGAAGAGTAAGAACATCCGCCataggctttcaaaataaaagacgTAATCACAATGCTAACTAttacatttcaaattacacCTTTCCACTCTAAACGAttactttaattaaaacaaaaactgttgtaAAAAACACTACAAAACGAAAAACTAAAAGATGGTGACATAGAGTATTCATAATCAGAGTGGAATCATTTTTCCCATGTTTGACCAGACTAAATGTtgtgctttttatattttatcaattgGAGTCGACCCTAATGCCAAGAAAGCAGCAAAATACACATTTGTGTATCCAATAAGCCATAGAAAGATCGGTTACGTTCAGGCCACACCTGATGACGTTTTGTTGTGCTGCCCTGTGTAGGAAGCCATACAGTATCGTCCACATCAAAAATCGTTACTGACAGCCTCAGTACAGAACAGatattacttatttattttgaaaatatatcAAATTGACCTACATTAGGACTCCTGATGTAAGCATCCTGATTAGTTACATCACAGCAATTAACCATCTGCTTGTTGTTCAAGTTAGTTATGACAGACTTCATGTAATTTTGAACGATTCCAAAAGCTATCAATAATGCAATACTCCCATtaagttattttagttttaccaTACAATAGACCATATGACTCAAACAACACAGGACCGTTTGCAGTGGAAATTACTTTATTATACACAGACTGCAAAGATATTTTGCTGGACAAAAGTGGTATGCAGCTACATCATTGACCTGTCAACATATAGTGATTCCTCCGGTGACAGTTTGTAGGCTTCAGAAGATCACAATGAGCCAACATGACGGAACCGGACAAACAGCATAGCTGATATACCTGTGAGAATTACTCTCCCACTGCAAGTCTTAGTACTCACCAAGTTCCTGAGACAGTTCCTCTACAAGTGAGGCCGAAGTGTTGCCAGGTTTTTCCTCAGATAGCAGATTGTTAAATTCCTTTCATTGCTACTtcttatgttttgtgttttccagATTTCTAAACCCTCAAACCCATTAGATACAGAAGTTATGACCAAAACCATGACACTGATTACATTTGAATTCTAGAAAATACATTAGGTTTAGCAACAAGTCTGCCTTTTGGAAATTCTGGGCAAGAACCAGGATTGCCTTTTGGGATGCCTCTGCTATAAAAAGGCCTGATAAAGGATAATAAGCAAATTCTAACAGTAAACTATTTCCAGATCCCTAACTTCCCTTAATTTGCTTCACAACATGTAGAAaatcatgaaaacaaacatacatattttaaatttgaacCACAGGAGTCAGCCCCCTCCGTTAAGTTAAACAGGTTAGAGAACGTGGGGCAGCCCTTTTTCTACTGGGATGGTCATTTTTAGTGGGTGCTTAGTAGCTCCGTCCGAACAAAGTGTAATACTGCGCCGGCTCCTTGCCGCTGACGCACATCTGACCTGGCTGAAGGGTTTTAATAGGAGAGAAAGGGATGCACAGGCTTTTAGCTCCCATGGATGGAGCTCCAGGCTCCAGGTCCTGGTCCCTGTGAGAGGAAGTATAGGTTTAATTCTCCACTTCCTCACTGACATATGAATTATCAAAATGagactaataataaaaaatatcagtAAATGATCCTAAATGACAGTAAACAGAAACTTATTATAAACAAAGATGTTGGACATACTTGGCAGTGGTCTTCTTGATCCAGTCCTCACATTCGATTCCTCCACAGAAAGGAATCTGAACAATCTATGAAACAAGACATACGATCCACTGATTATATGCTCTAATGAGGAAGgtacaccgtctccacacatcTCTGGATTCTCCAGACTCAGAATTCAAGAGaagaatttcatttttaaagttcaCAAGAAATTTGTTGTAAATATTTCTACAGTGGTCAGACTTTGCGTACGGAACCTGCAAAAAAATAAGACTAGGGTGGGAAGCACGGAAAAAGAAGGGAGTGGATAAATAGAAagatggacggatgatggaaAAACAAATGGCTGGATGTGGTTGATAGAAGAACCAATGGAAGGAATGGGTGCATGGATGGAAACAAGAGGATAGATGGATGCACAGATGGTTTGAAAGGGACGCGTAAAACCAAATGGATCAAAAAAGCAAAGAATTgtatggacagatggatggttgatggaaaaacaaaaggactTGCAgccagatggatggatagacagaAAGTAGTTTCttgaaaagcaaatatttttctaCACACTGTTTTCTTTCCAATACCTGACCAGACATGGAAAAACGCCTAAATGTAAGTCATTTTTTCCGGACTGCATTGTAACCCTGAAGCTAAAGAAGAATCTGTGGTATGAACAGGGGGGACTCACCTGGCCCTGGTCCAACTCTTTCTGGAACTCTTCCATTGTGTCTACAGCCACCATGTGAGTCTTCAGGTCATCTGAAGCTCTGATGAACACATTCAAGACATTTTATAGATAATATGTAATCAGAAAAGCAGGGTGCAGAAATCCTGAGTAATTCCCCTCCTAGCAG is from Girardinichthys multiradiatus isolate DD_20200921_A chromosome 4, DD_fGirMul_XY1, whole genome shotgun sequence and encodes:
- the glo1 gene encoding lactoylglutathione lyase, whose product is MGDTGLSDEAVAAACKNGDPLTKDFMMQQTMLRVKDPVKSLDFYTRILGMTLLQKFDFPSMRFTLFFLGYEDKKEIPADVKERTAWTFSRRATVELTHNWGSESDDSQSYHNGNSDPRGFGHLGIAVPDVYAACKMFEEQGVTFVKKPDDGKMKGLAFIQDPDGYWIEILSPNNMVSITS